A genomic segment from Pseudosulfitobacter sp. DSM 107133 encodes:
- a CDS encoding FAD-binding oxidoreductase, translated as MSRRTTFTRRAALLGGGAVVGGLATHALSPANPTLDGTRFIKPTGAAGMLNDASGLSETPVFRHIIMKDDPGDTMIAAIRAELAEARANGRAVNVGAARHSMGGQAIPRDGHAITFDNALVETDTANRQMQVHAGARWSDVIATTDPLGLGPRVMQSNNDFGVAATFCVNAHGWPVRQGPMGSTVRAFDMILPDGELVTCSRTQNAELFGLTMGGYGLTGIITRLDVDLAQNQRLEPTYEEMPARAFADRFIATLADDSVTMAYGRLSVDRAEFMAKALMVTYRPTGDQSDLPAASGSGAAAQIASRIYRAQLGNERMKRLRWWFESGLAPKLASGPVTRNSLINEPVVTLDDRNPDRTDILHEYFVAPDRFADFVALCRAVIPASFQEFLNVTLRFVDSDPDSWLAYAPVPRIAAVMSFSQEMTARAESDMQRMTRELIDGVVAIGGTYYLPYRPHATVDQMARAYPRAAAFAAAKRRIDPDLLLRNALWDTYLRTL; from the coding sequence GTGTCCAGAAGAACAACCTTTACACGGCGCGCGGCCCTGTTGGGGGGCGGTGCTGTGGTGGGCGGGCTGGCGACACATGCGCTGTCGCCCGCAAACCCGACGCTGGACGGCACCCGCTTTATCAAGCCGACCGGCGCGGCGGGAATGTTGAACGACGCCAGCGGGCTGAGCGAGACTCCGGTCTTTCGCCACATCATAATGAAGGACGATCCCGGCGACACCATGATCGCCGCCATCCGCGCCGAACTGGCCGAGGCGCGGGCGAACGGGCGGGCGGTGAATGTCGGCGCGGCGCGTCATTCGATGGGCGGACAGGCAATCCCGCGCGACGGCCATGCCATCACCTTTGACAACGCCTTGGTCGAAACTGACACCGCCAACCGGCAAATGCAGGTCCATGCGGGGGCGCGCTGGAGCGATGTGATTGCCACCACCGATCCGCTGGGGCTGGGGCCGCGCGTGATGCAGTCGAACAACGATTTCGGGGTTGCGGCGACGTTTTGCGTGAATGCGCACGGCTGGCCGGTCAGGCAGGGGCCGATGGGCAGCACGGTGCGCGCCTTTGACATGATTCTGCCCGATGGCGAACTGGTAACCTGTTCGCGCACCCAGAATGCCGAACTGTTCGGCCTGACCATGGGCGGCTACGGGCTGACGGGGATCATCACCCGTCTGGACGTTGATCTGGCCCAGAACCAGCGGCTGGAACCGACCTATGAAGAGATGCCTGCCCGGGCCTTCGCAGACCGCTTTATCGCCACCCTTGCCGATGACAGTGTCACGATGGCCTATGGCCGGCTAAGCGTGGATCGGGCCGAGTTTATGGCCAAGGCGCTGATGGTCACCTATCGCCCGACCGGGGATCAAAGCGATTTGCCTGCGGCCAGCGGGTCAGGCGCGGCGGCGCAGATTGCCAGCCGCATTTACCGTGCACAACTGGGCAACGAGCGGATGAAGCGGCTGCGCTGGTGGTTTGAATCCGGTCTGGCCCCGAAACTGGCCAGTGGCCCCGTCACCCGCAACAGCCTGATTAACGAACCCGTCGTCACGCTGGACGACCGCAACCCCGACCGCACCGACATTCTGCACGAATATTTTGTCGCGCCCGACCGCTTTGCGGATTTCGTGGCCCTGTGCCGCGCAGTGATCCCGGCATCGTTTCAGGAATTCCTGAATGTCACCCTGCGCTTTGTCGACAGTGACCCCGACAGCTGGCTGGCCTATGCGCCGGTGCCGCGCATCGCGGCGGTGATGTCGTTCAGTCAGGAAATGACCGCCCGCGCCGAGTCCGACATGCAGCGTATGACCCGGGAACTGATCGACGGGGTTGTCGCCATTGGTGGCACCTATTACCTGCCCTATCGTCCCCACGCGACGGTTGACCAGATGGCGCGCGCCTATCCGCGCGCCGCCGCATTCGCCGCTGCCAAACGGCGCATTGACCCCGACCTGCTGCTGCGCAATGCCCTGTGGGATACATATTTGAGGACGCTATGA
- a CDS encoding FAD-dependent oxidoreductase, protein MKAIISGAGIAGLAAAYELGRAGWDVVVLEKADSLRDGGYMIDFFGPGYDAAEANGLLDAFARHARKVEGVELVNADGSRQGYMSYRSFAAPLGGRLFSLMRCDLERVLFNALGPNVDLRFGTRIETVDNGPASVDIVTSAGDRLHGDVLIGADGIHSPLRAQLFTPEPRVLRYLGYHTAAYIFRSGAVAKAVQDRFLMLSLPDRQAGLYRMEGDSVAVYFIWRDTRPERADDAAAAIRENFGDLGWLVPETLAAMPPNAEIYYDVVAQIEADQWCNGRVALLGDAAFAVSLLAGQGASLAMGGAHVLAQQLASQADVPTALARYDTILRPEVVKKQAAGRKAADWIVPHSPFRVWLRARVFNLSSLPFVSRVFERLVATSPKGVFTKKRS, encoded by the coding sequence ATGAAAGCGATTATTTCCGGCGCGGGCATTGCAGGACTTGCGGCGGCCTATGAGCTGGGCCGCGCGGGGTGGGATGTCGTGGTGCTTGAAAAAGCCGACAGCCTGCGCGACGGCGGCTATATGATCGACTTTTTCGGCCCCGGCTATGACGCCGCCGAAGCCAACGGGCTGCTGGATGCCTTTGCCCGACATGCCAGAAAGGTCGAAGGCGTCGAGCTGGTCAATGCTGACGGGTCGCGTCAGGGTTACATGAGCTACAGATCCTTCGCCGCTCCGCTGGGCGGGCGTCTGTTTTCGCTGATGCGCTGCGATCTTGAGCGGGTGCTGTTCAACGCGCTGGGGCCTAATGTCGATCTGCGCTTTGGCACCCGGATCGAAACCGTGGACAATGGCCCCGCGTCGGTCGACATCGTCACCTCGGCAGGGGATCGGTTGCACGGCGATGTGCTGATCGGTGCCGACGGGATACATTCCCCGCTGCGGGCGCAATTGTTTACACCCGAACCCCGCGTGCTCAGATATCTGGGCTATCACACGGCCGCCTATATCTTCCGCTCTGGCGCAGTGGCCAAGGCGGTGCAGGACCGGTTCTTGATGCTGTCGCTGCCCGACCGGCAGGCGGGTCTTTACCGGATGGAGGGCGACAGCGTTGCGGTCTACTTTATCTGGCGCGATACGCGACCTGAACGCGCGGATGATGCGGCGGCGGCAATCCGGGAGAACTTTGGCGATCTGGGATGGCTGGTGCCCGAAACACTGGCGGCGATGCCGCCGAACGCTGAAATCTACTATGATGTGGTCGCCCAGATCGAGGCGGACCAATGGTGCAACGGGCGCGTGGCCTTGCTGGGCGATGCTGCCTTTGCGGTGTCATTGCTGGCGGGGCAGGGGGCGTCGCTTGCCATGGGCGGCGCGCATGTTCTGGCGCAACAGCTTGCATCGCAGGCGGATGTTCCAACCGCGCTTGCCCGATACGACACCATCCTGCGCCCCGAAGTGGTGAAGAAACAGGCCGCAGGGCGCAAGGCCGCCGACTGGATCGTGCCGCATTCGCCGTTCCGCGTCTGGCTGCGGGCCCGGGTCTTTAACCTGTCGTCGCTGCCCTTTGTGTCGCGGGTGTTCGAACGTCTGGTGGCCACCAGCCCAAAGGGCGTGTTCACGAAGAAACGCAGTTAA
- a CDS encoding class I SAM-dependent methyltransferase, whose product MSGTVSHAELMDSTYRYQRLIYDVTRRYYLLGRDRLVRDLAPPPGGRVLEIGCGTGRNLARIAAQYPECALFGLDISQEMLRSARSKLGAHATLVRADACDFDGTALFGAGGFDRVVLSYSLSMIPDWHRALHMAAAQLAPGGELHVLDFGDQSHLPRGFRHLLQAWLARFHVTPRVDLHAHMQAVAAKQGQKLRFQSLYRDYARYGVLSRPL is encoded by the coding sequence ATGAGCGGCACGGTGTCCCATGCGGAACTGATGGACAGCACCTATCGCTATCAGCGGCTGATCTATGACGTGACGCGGCGCTATTACCTGTTGGGCCGCGACCGGCTGGTGCGCGATCTGGCACCGCCGCCAGGGGGGCGGGTGCTGGAAATCGGCTGTGGCACGGGGCGCAATCTGGCGCGTATTGCGGCGCAATATCCCGAATGCGCGCTGTTCGGTCTGGATATCTCGCAGGAGATGCTGCGTTCGGCCAGATCCAAGCTGGGCGCGCACGCGACGCTGGTGCGGGCGGATGCCTGTGATTTCGACGGCACCGCATTGTTCGGCGCGGGCGGCTTTGACCGTGTGGTGCTGTCCTATAGCCTGTCGATGATCCCCGACTGGCACCGCGCCCTGCACATGGCCGCTGCACAACTGGCGCCCGGCGGGGAACTGCATGTGCTGGATTTCGGAGACCAAAGCCACCTGCCCCGCGGGTTCAGACATCTGTTGCAGGCGTGGCTGGCGCGATTTCATGTGACCCCACGGGTTGATCTGCACGCGCACATGCAGGCTGTGGCCGCAAAGCAGGGTCAGAAGCTGCGGTTTCAGTCGCTTTATCGCGACTATGCCCGCTATGGGGTTTTGAGCCGTCCGCTGTGA
- a CDS encoding Tex family protein, whose translation MTAVADRIARTIATDIGARPEQVSATVALLDGGDTVPFVARYRKEATGGLDDAQLRKLSERLDYLRDLEKRRASILAEITGQGKLTDALARDIAKADTKSVLEDLYLPFKPKRRTKAMIARENGLEPLLRAILANRSADPAELARGYLSDAVATEKDALTGARDILAEELGESAALLGRLRQVMQQEALITAKVNKGKEEVGAKFSDYFDHSEKWAAIPSHRALAILRAAKEDIVSIDVAPDADTGLARVVGIIASEIGIPGNGAGDAWLREAAAWTWKIKLSGTMFMDLLSDLRRRAHATAIEVFARNLKDLLLAAPAGARATLGLDPGIRTGCKIAVVDETGKLVDTATIYPFQPKNDLRGAEETLLHLIRKHNVALVAIGNGTASRESEKLVGDVLKRLPAGTARPTPVIVSEAGASVYSASELASQEFPDIDVSIRGAVSIARRLQDPLAELVKIEPQAIGVGQYQHDVDQRQLAQSLAAVVEDAVNAVGVDLNMASAPLLSHIAGLGPSLAQNIVSHRDANGAFPTRKALLKVAGLGPKAFQQCAGFLRIPQGDEPLDASSVHPEAYGVARKIVQACGRDVRAIMGDSSALAGLRAEQFVDDSFGLPTVRDILSELEKPGRDPRPAFKTATFAEGIDSITDLKPGMSLEGTVTNVAAFGAFVDIGVHQDGLVHVSQLADRFVKDPHEVVKAGDVVRVRVTEVDVPRKRIGLTMRKDGGDKPAARPSPAAQSKPRGKAPTSAAPRPRGTDQGAFGSALADAFKRQGGPK comes from the coding sequence ATGACCGCTGTTGCAGATCGTATCGCCCGCACCATTGCCACCGACATCGGGGCGCGTCCCGAACAGGTCAGCGCGACGGTCGCCTTGCTGGACGGGGGCGACACGGTGCCCTTTGTCGCACGCTATCGCAAAGAGGCCACCGGCGGACTGGACGATGCGCAATTGCGCAAGCTGTCCGAGCGGCTGGACTATCTGCGCGATCTGGAAAAGCGGCGCGCCAGCATTCTGGCCGAGATCACGGGGCAGGGCAAACTGACCGACGCGCTGGCCCGCGACATTGCCAAGGCCGACACCAAGTCGGTGCTTGAGGATCTTTATCTGCCGTTCAAACCGAAGCGGCGCACCAAGGCGATGATTGCCCGCGAAAACGGGCTGGAACCGCTGCTGCGCGCCATTCTGGCCAACCGTTCGGCCGACCCTGCGGAACTGGCCAGGGGCTATCTGTCCGACGCGGTCGCAACCGAAAAAGACGCGCTGACCGGCGCGCGCGATATTCTGGCCGAGGAGCTGGGTGAAAGCGCCGCCCTGCTGGGCCGCTTGCGGCAGGTCATGCAACAAGAGGCGCTGATTACCGCCAAGGTGAACAAGGGCAAGGAAGAGGTCGGGGCGAAATTCTCGGATTACTTCGACCATTCGGAAAAATGGGCGGCCATCCCGTCGCACCGCGCGCTGGCGATCCTGCGCGCGGCCAAAGAAGACATCGTTTCCATCGACGTGGCCCCCGACGCCGACACCGGTCTGGCGCGTGTTGTCGGCATTATTGCCTCTGAAATCGGCATTCCCGGAAACGGGGCGGGTGATGCATGGCTGCGCGAGGCGGCGGCCTGGACATGGAAAATCAAGCTGAGCGGCACCATGTTCATGGACCTGCTCAGCGACCTGCGCCGCCGCGCCCATGCCACAGCGATCGAGGTTTTCGCCCGCAATCTCAAAGATTTGCTACTGGCCGCGCCGGCGGGTGCGCGCGCCACGCTGGGCCTTGATCCCGGCATTCGCACCGGCTGCAAGATTGCCGTGGTGGACGAAACCGGCAAGCTGGTCGACACCGCCACGATCTATCCGTTCCAGCCCAAGAACGATCTGCGCGGGGCCGAAGAAACCCTGTTGCACCTGATCCGCAAACATAACGTGGCGCTGGTGGCCATCGGCAACGGCACCGCCAGCCGCGAATCCGAAAAGCTGGTGGGCGACGTGCTGAAACGTCTGCCCGCAGGCACTGCACGCCCGACGCCGGTGATCGTCTCCGAAGCCGGCGCGTCGGTCTATTCGGCGTCGGAACTGGCCTCGCAGGAATTCCCGGACATCGACGTGTCCATTCGCGGGGCGGTGTCTATTGCGCGGCGCTTGCAGGACCCGCTGGCCGAACTGGTCAAGATCGAACCGCAGGCGATTGGCGTGGGGCAGTACCAGCACGACGTCGACCAGCGGCAACTGGCGCAATCGCTGGCGGCGGTGGTCGAGGATGCGGTGAACGCCGTTGGGGTTGACCTGAACATGGCCTCGGCCCCCTTGCTGTCGCATATCGCGGGGCTGGGCCCGTCGCTGGCGCAAAACATCGTCAGCCACCGCGACGCCAACGGCGCATTTCCCACCCGCAAGGCGCTGTTGAAGGTCGCGGGCCTTGGCCCCAAAGCATTCCAGCAATGCGCGGGTTTCCTGCGCATTCCGCAGGGTGACGAGCCGCTGGATGCCTCATCCGTCCACCCCGAAGCCTACGGCGTGGCGCGCAAGATCGTACAGGCCTGCGGGCGTGATGTGCGGGCGATCATGGGCGACAGCAGCGCGCTGGCCGGTCTGCGGGCGGAACAGTTCGTCGATGACAGCTTTGGCCTGCCCACCGTGCGCGACATCCTGTCCGAGTTGGAAAAACCGGGCCGCGACCCGCGCCCTGCGTTCAAGACCGCCACCTTTGCCGAAGGCATCGACAGCATCACCGATCTGAAACCCGGCATGTCGCTGGAGGGCACCGTGACCAACGTGGCCGCCTTTGGTGCCTTCGTGGACATCGGGGTGCATCAGGATGGGTTGGTGCATGTCAGCCAGCTGGCCGACCGTTTCGTCAAGGACCCGCACGAGGTGGTCAAGGCCGGCGACGTGGTGCGCGTGCGTGTCACCGAGGTGGACGTGCCGCGCAAACGGATCGGTCTGACCATGCGCAAGGACGGCGGCGACAAGCCCGCAGCACGCCCAAGCCCCGCTGCACAGTCAAAACCACGCGGCAAGGCGCCAACCTCTGCCGCACCAAGACCGCGCGGGACCGACCAGGGTGCTTTTGGCTCGGCCCTTGCCGATGCGTTTAAGCGACAGGGCGGTCCGAAATAG
- a CDS encoding efflux RND transporter permease subunit, producing MNGQSAAGTALFVRRPILAFVLNALIVLAGLAGLFGAEIRELPNVDRPVVTITTRFDGASPETVDQELTGRIEGAVGRVSGVRSISSNSRFGRSRVTLEFNDSVDIDVAATDVRDAVARIVNQLPESAEQPEIVKADANAQPVMRIAVTSAGRSPQELTAIVQDRIEDRLISIDGVADLQIYGDREPIFRVDIDQLKLASRGLTLGDMQRALSNLAFDTPAGDLAGDRQSINVRTTATVATTAAFEALEIKPDVKVGDVAQVTLGPAPGETVLRANGQQGLGMGIIRQATSNTLEISASVRAVVDELNQTLPDDVTVRVTSDDAIFISGSIEEVLKTLGYAVAIVVAVIFLFLRDFRATLIPTLTLPVALIGTLAAIYLVGFSINILTLLALVLATGMVVDDAIVVLENIVRQRAAGMGPRAAAVNGTSQVFFAVVTTTATLAAVFVPLSFLPGQAGGLFREFGFTLAMAVLLSSVVALSLCPVLASRLLTKAPDPNARGPLIWLGNRLMRLYETSLRGALAMPFVIVLIAVFVAATAAMLAGGIRQELTPPEDRAVALLSVTAPQGVSLDYTRSKMREIEGIVAPMQERGEVTNVFSITGFGADNRGFMVFTLAKWDERARSQQDIVGEINGKLRGIIGVRAFAIQPNSLGIRGAGRGLAFAITGDSYDQLSHVAEEMVARLSQNPEMGQVRLEYERTQPQLFVQIDRALAADLGIDITGLGQALQAMLDGRTVGAVFIDDKSFDVKMLSTSNPVNDPGDLENIFVQSGNGLMVPLSSFVTLEERAVAPELDREGQNRSVELTAGLTPALSLGDALEQVRAIGDDVLAENNRIVPLAEAATLDQTNAGMFLTFGFAIVVVFLVLAAQFESFISAVVVMATVPLGLACAVFALLLTGQSLNVYSQIGLVMLIGIMAKNGILIVEFANQLRDKGQNVHDAILSASTIRLRPVMMTMTSTVVGGVPLILSAGAGAEAREALGWVIVGGLGMATLSTLYLTPVAYLLLARFATPKAHEEARLQSELSAAQGL from the coding sequence ATGAACGGGCAATCCGCTGCCGGCACGGCGCTGTTTGTACGTCGGCCGATTCTGGCCTTCGTCCTGAACGCGTTGATTGTACTGGCTGGCCTTGCCGGACTGTTCGGCGCCGAAATCCGCGAGTTGCCGAATGTGGACCGTCCGGTGGTGACGATCACGACCCGCTTTGACGGCGCCTCGCCCGAGACCGTGGATCAAGAACTGACGGGGCGCATCGAAGGCGCGGTGGGCCGGGTGTCGGGGGTGCGGTCGATCTCGTCGAACTCGCGGTTCGGGCGCTCTCGGGTGACGTTGGAATTCAACGACAGCGTCGACATCGACGTTGCCGCAACAGACGTGCGCGACGCGGTGGCGCGGATCGTCAACCAGCTGCCCGAAAGCGCTGAGCAGCCGGAAATCGTCAAGGCCGACGCAAATGCCCAACCGGTGATGCGCATTGCCGTCACCTCGGCGGGGCGCTCGCCGCAGGAACTGACTGCCATCGTGCAGGACCGCATCGAAGACCGGCTGATTTCGATTGACGGGGTTGCCGATCTGCAAATCTACGGCGACCGCGAGCCGATCTTTCGCGTTGACATCGACCAGCTGAAGCTGGCCAGTCGGGGGCTGACGCTGGGCGACATGCAGCGCGCCCTGTCCAATCTGGCCTTTGACACGCCGGCCGGTGATCTGGCGGGCGACCGCCAGTCGATCAACGTGCGCACCACTGCCACCGTCGCCACCACCGCCGCCTTCGAGGCGCTGGAGATCAAGCCCGACGTCAAGGTCGGTGACGTGGCACAGGTGACACTGGGCCCTGCCCCCGGCGAGACAGTGCTGCGCGCCAACGGCCAGCAAGGGCTGGGCATGGGCATTATCCGGCAGGCCACGTCGAATACGCTGGAAATTTCCGCCAGCGTGCGTGCGGTCGTGGACGAGCTGAACCAGACCCTGCCTGATGACGTCACTGTACGGGTCACTTCGGACGACGCGATTTTCATCTCGGGGTCGATTGAAGAGGTGCTGAAAACGCTGGGCTATGCCGTGGCCATCGTGGTTGCGGTGATTTTCCTGTTCCTGCGCGATTTCCGCGCGACCTTGATCCCCACGCTGACCCTGCCCGTGGCGCTGATCGGCACATTGGCGGCGATCTATCTGGTGGGGTTTTCAATCAATATCCTGACGCTGCTGGCGCTGGTGCTGGCCACGGGGATGGTGGTGGATGACGCCATTGTGGTGCTGGAAAACATCGTGCGCCAGCGCGCGGCGGGCATGGGGCCGCGCGCGGCGGCGGTGAATGGCACGTCGCAGGTGTTCTTTGCGGTCGTGACCACCACGGCGACCCTTGCGGCGGTGTTCGTACCGTTGTCGTTCCTGCCCGGACAGGCAGGCGGGCTGTTCCGCGAGTTCGGCTTTACCCTTGCGATGGCGGTGTTGTTGTCCTCGGTTGTCGCGCTCAGCCTGTGTCCGGTTCTGGCCAGCCGCCTGCTGACCAAGGCCCCGGACCCGAACGCGCGCGGGCCGCTGATCTGGCTGGGCAACCGGCTGATGCGGCTTTACGAAACCTCCCTGCGGGGCGCGCTGGCGATGCCCTTTGTGATCGTGTTGATTGCGGTCTTTGTTGCGGCCACAGCCGCGATGTTGGCAGGCGGTATCCGTCAGGAACTGACCCCGCCCGAAGACCGCGCCGTCGCCTTGCTGAGTGTCACCGCGCCGCAAGGCGTGTCGCTGGATTATACCCGCAGCAAGATGCGCGAGATCGAGGGTATTGTCGCGCCGATGCAAGAGCGCGGCGAAGTCACCAATGTGTTTTCAATCACCGGATTTGGTGCCGACAACCGCGGGTTCATGGTGTTCACGCTGGCCAAATGGGACGAACGTGCGCGCAGCCAGCAGGACATCGTAGGCGAGATCAACGGCAAGCTGCGCGGGATCATCGGCGTGCGGGCCTTTGCCATCCAGCCGAACTCGCTGGGTATTCGCGGCGCGGGGCGCGGGCTGGCATTTGCGATCACCGGTGACAGCTATGACCAGCTGAGCCACGTCGCCGAAGAGATGGTTGCGCGGCTCAGCCAGAACCCCGAGATGGGACAGGTGCGGCTGGAATACGAACGCACGCAGCCGCAACTGTTCGTGCAGATCGACCGTGCGCTGGCTGCCGATCTGGGCATCGACATCACCGGACTGGGTCAGGCGTTGCAGGCAATGCTGGACGGGCGCACCGTGGGGGCGGTGTTTATCGACGACAAAAGCTTTGACGTGAAAATGCTGTCCACGTCAAATCCGGTGAACGATCCCGGCGATCTTGAGAATATCTTTGTCCAGTCGGGCAACGGCCTGATGGTGCCCCTGTCCAGCTTTGTCACGCTGGAAGAACGCGCCGTGGCCCCCGAGCTGGACCGCGAAGGGCAGAACCGGTCGGTCGAGCTGACCGCGGGGCTGACACCCGCGCTGTCGCTGGGCGATGCGCTGGAACAAGTGCGCGCGATTGGCGACGACGTGCTGGCCGAGAACAACCGCATCGTGCCACTGGCCGAAGCGGCAACGCTGGACCAGACAAATGCGGGGATGTTCCTGACTTTCGGCTTTGCCATCGTTGTGGTGTTTCTGGTGCTGGCCGCACAGTTCGAGAGCTTTATTTCGGCGGTGGTGGTCATGGCCACGGTGCCGCTGGGGCTGGCCTGCGCGGTGTTTGCGCTGTTGCTGACAGGGCAAAGCCTGAACGTCTACAGCCAGATCGGGCTGGTGATGCTGATCGGGATCATGGCCAAGAACGGCATCCTGATTGTCGAGTTCGCCAACCAGCTGCGTGACAAGGGGCAGAACGTGCATGATGCCATCCTGAGCGCGTCAACGATCCGCCTGCGGCCTGTGATGATGACAATGACATCAACCGTGGTCGGGGGCGTGCCGCTGATCCTGTCGGCAGGTGCCGGAGCCGAGGCGCGCGAGGCTTTGGGCTGGGTGATTGTGGGCGGCCTGGGCATGGCCACCCTTTCGACCCTGTACCTGACTCCGGTTGCCTATTTGCTGCTGGCCCGTTTTGCCACGCCCAAGGCCCACGAAGAGGCGCGGCTGCAATCCGAGCTGAGCGCGGCGCAGGGGCTTTAA
- a CDS encoding efflux RND transporter periplasmic adaptor subunit, whose amino-acid sequence MKALRQIILSLVLLAAGLFVWIAYVPAAQPFLAKTGVLDLLGVEPAPSQAGGAQQDRSRRGGAVPVVTARVGEQNRADKITAIGDGRARRSVTVRSNAGGTITELAITSGQYVQAGTVIARLQDEAEKIALEQAQIQFEDARTEAARIGQLETSGAVTEVRLRESELALRSAELAVRQAEFDLSQRRIAAPISGWIGIIDLETGDRVNAQDVLVTITDRADILIDFRVPERVVGMIEVGQQINATPLGQPDTVLRGEVSVIDSVVDRASRTLLVQGRVANDDDLLRAGMAFSVNLSFPGETLLSIAPLAVQWSSDGPFVWVVRDGKVSQVAVSIAQRNSDAVLVRADGLMADDLVVTEGVQALREGAEVTPQDDEAAASAQDRPTQGDTL is encoded by the coding sequence ATGAAAGCCCTGCGCCAGATAATTCTTTCGCTTGTTCTGCTTGCTGCGGGACTGTTCGTCTGGATCGCCTATGTCCCGGCCGCGCAACCGTTTCTGGCCAAGACCGGCGTGCTGGACCTGCTGGGCGTGGAACCGGCTCCATCGCAAGCGGGTGGCGCCCAACAGGACCGGTCCCGGCGCGGCGGCGCGGTTCCGGTTGTGACGGCCCGCGTTGGCGAACAGAACCGCGCCGACAAGATCACGGCAATCGGTGACGGCCGCGCGCGCCGGTCGGTTACGGTGCGCTCGAACGCCGGGGGCACCATCACCGAACTGGCCATCACCTCGGGGCAATATGTGCAGGCGGGGACTGTGATCGCCCGTCTTCAGGACGAGGCGGAAAAGATCGCGCTGGAGCAGGCGCAGATACAGTTTGAAGACGCCCGCACCGAAGCGGCGCGCATCGGGCAGCTGGAAACCTCGGGCGCTGTGACCGAAGTGCGCCTGCGCGAAAGCGAACTGGCGCTGCGCAGTGCCGAACTGGCGGTGCGGCAGGCCGAATTCGATCTGTCCCAACGCCGGATCGCGGCCCCGATCAGCGGCTGGATCGGGATCATTGATCTGGAAACAGGTGATCGGGTGAACGCGCAGGATGTGCTGGTAACCATCACCGACCGCGCGGACATATTGATTGATTTTCGTGTGCCGGAGCGCGTGGTCGGCATGATCGAAGTCGGCCAGCAGATCAATGCGACCCCGCTGGGGCAACCCGACACGGTGCTGCGCGGCGAGGTCAGCGTGATCGACAGCGTCGTCGACCGTGCCAGCCGCACGCTTCTGGTGCAGGGGCGTGTGGCCAATGACGACGATCTGCTGCGCGCGGGCATGGCGTTTTCGGTCAACCTGTCGTTTCCCGGCGAAACGCTGTTGTCGATTGCACCGCTGGCGGTGCAATGGTCCAGCGATGGCCCCTTTGTCTGGGTGGTGCGCGACGGCAAGGTCAGTCAGGTGGCAGTGTCAATTGCCCAGCGCAACAGCGATGCGGTGCTGGTGCGTGCCGATGGGTTGATGGCCGATGACCTGGTGGTGACCGAAGGCGTTCAGGCCCTGCGTGAGGGGGCCGAGGTGACCCCGCAGGATGATGAAGCCGCCGCATCGGCGCAAGACCGGCCCACGCAGGGCGACACGCTATGA